Below is a genomic region from Echinicola rosea.
CCCCTTCGGAGGAAAACCCAAATGGCCAAAGAGGAGTTTCTTTTCCAGTGGAAGACGAGTTTGTACTGATTCCTGACGAGCAAATGGAGATCAACGGAAAAATAACAACTTTCAATGAGCTGATCACAGCCGCTGTCAATGCAAATCCAGAGCGTTTGGTTTTGGTGGATGCAGCGGCCTTTATCGACCAAGTGGCCGCTGGACAGGTCAGCGCAGGAGGAGTCGCTCTTAATGCCAGCATCACCCCTCCCAACGGTGGATTTTCAGTAGATGGTGTCCATCCAAACGGCCGTGCACATGCATTCCTTGCCAACTTGGTCATCGACACCATAAACGCCAAATGGGAATCCAATATCCCTAAAGTAAATCCCAATGCCTATATTGCAAATGACCTTCCGAGGTAAGGACTTACTTCTCTAGTTCCGTATTTGAATGCTTCTTTGCAGCGAAACATCCTAAAATAGGATCAAGCAATATTTCTGGGGGGACGAATGTTGACATGGTCTTATGAAAGAAAATTTCATGCTTTTAAAAGGATGGGCTTCCTTCACAGGGAAATCGCTTTTACCCCATGAAGTTATTTAACTCTGGCAAAAAGCGTCAGACCGAGCGGAGTCGAGGGCTAGACGTTGGACCTCGACTCCGCTCAGGCTGACATCTCTTTACTAATAACCTGAGCTCGACTTAATTTTAGTATAAAAAGCGTTGCGAACCCTTTTAAGGAGGATGTGGGTCGGAAAAGGGTGTGGCAACTCGCCGCGGCGAGCTGCCACGGCTTCCACCCCTCTAATCTCCCTCTAAGCCTCGCAGTGACGGTTTTATAATCGAACTGAGGTTAATAGTTTAAAAGGGATTTTCCTGGCCTCCTCCATCCGCTTGATTTGGTTTTAGCAGGAATTTTTGGGAAATAGGAACAGGGAGAAAAATGCGGCTAAAACCGAAAACGTTGGATGGGCAATTTACCACGGGCTTCACCCATGGCTATGAACGTGTCATTCCTCTGGGGCTAGCTTTCGAGTGTAATCTTTTAATGTAGATCCAACATGCACTTGGTGCTTTTGGGACCTTTGTGGCATTTTAATGTATCGGTGGTTTTGTCATTAAGAAAACTGGCAGCCCCAACTTTTCCGCTTGATCCAGAATGACACAAAAAAAAAGCCTCGTAACAATGTAACGAGGCTTTTCCATTCACTTTAACCACTAACAACCATAAAACAAAAATTCATCATGCTATAAGCAATCAGAAATGATGAAAACATCACTTTGTCAGTAGTCCGTACGGGAATCGAACCCGTGTTTCATCCGTGAAAGGGATGCGTCCTAACCCCTAGACGAACGGACCATAAAACAAAAAAGGCAAGTCTAAAATGGTAGTCCGTACGGGAATCGAACCCGTGTTTCATCCGTGAAAGGGATGCGTCCTAACCCCTAGACGAACGGACCATTTTGTTTTTATTTCCTTGCCTTTCTGTAAGGTGATGCAAATATAGAGGGTTAATTTTACAATACAAAACCCAGCCAAAAAATATTCCGAACTTCACTCCAACCCACTGGTTATTAGTTAAAAAAATTGCACTTGTTCTTCAGGTATCCACAAACCTTTCGTCAATGTAGTTCCTTCAGCTGAAAATCACCTTCACTAAGCACCTCCTTATCTTCATAGACAAGCTTCCAGCCCAAGGAATTCGTCAGCACATAAAACCGCGCCAATTCTGCAATCAACCGTCGGTTGGCATTTTCCTTAAGGTCTGATCCCTCCACCTTTCTTCGTATTGAGGCATTTACACGTGACTTGATGGTATTGATATCATCCGCGTCAAAAGGGTTCAGATAATCCCCCTCAGCGTCATAATATTTAAAATCTGGAAACACCTTCACCTCTGGCGCTGGTATTTCCTTAATACGAAGGGTCTGATTGGCCGCATCAATGTCAAATTTCACCTTGGAAAGGTCATAGGCAATCTGCACATCAGCATTGACCACCACCAAGGCCTTTTTCTGGGTAATCCATAGGTTGCCAAAAATTCCTTCAGACTGTTTATAATTGTAAACCTGGGAAAAATGTCCCTCGGTCACGATCAGCTTGCTGACATTCTCTACTTCTTGCTGGATGAGGCTAGAACTCTCCTCAAGGGTGTTTTTTCGCTCTATCCCCCCTGCAATCCAGCGATAAGCCACTATTGCCAGCAGTCCTATCAAAACTCCAAACAAAAACTTCCGCATAGTTGATTCCGTTGCTGTCTATTTATGGAAAGATACCCATTTTCTTTAATTTGTTTTAATATTAACCTCAGTTCGATTATAAAACCATCACTGCGAGGCTTAGGGGGAGATTAGAGGGGTAAAAGCCGTGGCAGTCTTTGTATTATGGGATGGCCACACCCATTTCCAACCCACATCCTCCTAAAAAGGGTTCGCTTTGACGGTTTTTTACACAAAAAAATAAGTCGAGCTCAGGTCATTAGGAACATCTCACATCAAAAAAATGTACACCTAAACCAAAAACTCACCAGCCACTATAATACGTAACTGGTGAGTTTGGTACTAGACAGACAAGTTCCCCCATCGGAGGTCACTTTTTATCGATCTTTGGTGAATTGATTTCTTGGTAAAAAATCTCCTTTGCCTCTGTATCTTCATACTTTTTTATGGCTTCCAGAAGTTTGGCTTTCATCTCTTTCTGTACTTCTTGATATTGCTCCGTGCCGTATAGATTTTGCATTTCTTCAGGATCTTCTTGAAGATCAAATAGCTCCCAGGCATTTACCTGGTTATAAAACCGGATTATCTTAAAACGCTCCGTTTTGACACCGAAATGAGGAGAAACGTTATGCTCACCCACTTCATAATAATGGTAATACAGCACTTCCCTGCCCTGCTTATCCCTTCCTGTAAGCACTGGAAGCATCGACTTGCCTTGGATATCTTCCGGAACGGCCACGTCAGCAGCATCCAATATCGTCGGTGCGATGTCCAAATTCATGATCAAGGCGTCTGATTTGGTTCCAGGCTCGATCACTCCTGGGTATTTGATCATCATAGGGGTACTGAACGATTCCTCGTACATAAACCGCTTATCAAACCAACCATGTTCCCCTAGGTAAAACCCCTGATCAGAAGTATAGATCACCATGGTATTTTCATCCAGTCCATGTGCTTTGAGGTAATCCAGCGTCCGACCGATATTCCTGTCCATGGATTCGGCCGTCGCCAGGTAATCACGCATATATTGCTGGTATTTCCACTCCACCAAGTCCCTCCCAGAGAGATTTAAGGAATCCAGTTCGTTATGTATCAGCTTGTAATGCGCATCAAACTGGGCACGTTGCTCAGGTGTCATGCGAGTGATATTACGGTCCTTGGAATCATCGGGATACATCTTTAGGTCATAATCCATGATCATGGTCTTGTCCACCGTCATGTCTTGATCCATGGCTGCTTGGCGTCCTTCATAATCATCATAAAAAGTACCCGGCACGGGGAAAGTAACTTCGTCATATATGTCCATGTCCTGCAAATCGGGCATCCATGTACGATGGGTCGCCTTATGCCCAATGATCAGGCAAAATGGCTTGTCATCCGCTCTCCTATCTAACCATTCCTCAGCAGCATCTTCCACGAGATCGCTGACATAACCAGTTCGGTTTACCCTTCCACTGTCCTTTACGAGGAAGTCGGGATTATAATAATAGCCCTGACCGGGCAAAATTTCATAATGATCAAATCCTTGCGGGTCTTCACCTAAATGATATTTACCAATCCAGGCAGTCTGATAGCCTGCAGCTTGCAAATGCTTCACAAACTGATCTTGGTCGCTCTCAAATTTGCTATCTGAATTTCTCCTGAAGCCATTTTTATGACTGTATTTTCCTGTCAATAGTACCGCTCGACTGGGACCACAAATGGAATTGGTCACATAGGCATTGGTCAATAAAACCCCTTCATTAGCGATACGGTCAATATTTGGGGTTTGGGTGATCGTACTTCCATACGCACTGATGGCCTGTCGAGTGTGATCATCGGAAACGATGATCACGATATTCGGTGGCTTTTGTGCTTTGGGCTTGGCGCATGAAAACACTGTCAGTGCCAGCAATGCCCCTACTATTATTCTATGCATATCTTTTGTTTAAATAAGTCACTTCATCAGGATCTCCTTCAAAATGCGCATCAGGGTTTCGTCACCAACTGCTGAGCACCCATCACTCCTACCATCCTGCCATTACTTGTTAGCTGGTTCATATTCCTTTGCAAGGTCATTATCCCGCACTTCTGCTAATTTGGCCTTTAGCCGGGATTGGAACATCTCTACTTGATCAGCATATTGGGGATTGGTTGACAGGTTATTAAACTGCTGTGGGTCGTTGACCATGTCAAACAGTTCCATCCCGCCTCCTCCGTCCTCTCCATATTGAATAAAAGCCCAGTCGTCGTTTCTAAGCAGAAATGCCTCCACTCCCCTATACTTTGAAACTGAAAAAGCCATATCCCTGACAGCGTAGCTTGGTTCATCGAGCGTTTTGACCAAACTCTTCCCTTGAATCCTATTCGGCAACTCCAACCCTGCAAGCTCTGCCACCGTCGGGTAAAGGTCAATCAGCTCGGTAAAGGAACGACAAACAGCAGGATCCTTACCAGGCACCTTGATGATCAGCGGTACCCTAGCAGACTCTTCGTGCAGGCTGACTTTCATCCAAAACTCATGCTCTCCCAAGTGAAATCCATGGTCAGAGGTAAAAATCACAATGGTATTGTCCTCTAGGCCTTCGTCCTTTAATGTTTTCAGCACCTTGCCTATTTGGGCATCCATATAGGATACAGAGGCATAATATCCTGAAATCGCCTTTCTCTCCTGGTCTTCAGACATTTCTGCATTTACAGTGGTGACGTAGTTGATGCCATTGGCGGGGATATCATCCCAATCTCCGATAACCTTAGGTGGAAGCACCATTTCCCGATAGGGATAGGCCTCAAAGTAGTCCTTTGGTGCCACGAAGGGCACATGGGGCCTTACGAATCCCACCGCTAAAAAGAAAGGATCTCCTTTGTGTGCCCGAAGCAATTCGGACGCCTTTTCGGCAGTTTTCCCATCTGAATGCGCCAGATCATCCCCCGAAGCCTTAACAATGGTCATGACATTTCCTCCTTTTCTTTCAAGCGTATGATATGGGTTGTTTTGCACCAGTTCTGCTTCACCTTCTGCCTTCCATTCAGGCCCCTGGCTGTTAAAACGCTCTTGCCAAGAGGCAGCATCATCAGCCCCGTGAGAGCCTTTCTCAATATCCCCGGGGACCCCCATATGGTAGATCTTGCTCACCCGCGCAGTGTAATAATCGTTGTTTTTGAAGAGCTGGGACCAAGTGACCTTGTCAGGCCCGATGTTTTCCCTGCCGCTGGTATAGCCAAATGTCTCAGTGGCATGCGGATAATACCCAGACATGAAAGAAGCCCGTGAAGGGCCACAAACGGGAAACTGACAATATGCCCGCTCATAGCGTGTGCCTTCGGCTGCCAGTTGGTCTATATTCGGGGTGATTTTTAACGGATTGCCGTAACAGGACACGGCATTGGCCGTCAGGTCATCGGCAATGATAAACAGTACATTGGGTTTTTCCCTTTCTTGGGCCAAGGTCTGGCCACCAATGATCAGAAGTACCAAGCAAAGCAATCTTTTTACTTTCATATTTAATCTATCCTCATAATGCGATCATCAAAAATTAAGACAAATGCCTCAAACAAATCTAACAAAATGAATCGTAACTTTTATATATTTTTACAGTAATATAACGATAGTATATCTATTTTTTTTCAAAACTTCTAATGTCAATTTTAGGTAAACCTTTCTTAACGCTACTTACTTTTTAATCACCTGAATAATCACTAAATTCTAAACAAAACAGTTCATCAACGCTAAAAATTACTTTTAAAGTTATGGCAAAAAAAATATTAATGATCGCTGGAGACTATGTGGAAGATTATGAAATCATGGTTCCTTTTCAAGCAATGCTTTCTGTCGGACTCGAGGTGGATGTAATAGCCCCTGGCCGTAAAAGCGGAGATACCATCCCCACGGCTATCCACGATTTTGTAGGCGACCAAACCTATAAAGAACTTACGGGACATCGATTTGCCATCAATGCAGACATCGATGCCATAGACCTTTCCGGCTATGACGGACTGTATGTCCCCGGTGGAAGGGCTCCGGAGTACCTCAGGCTAGAACAAAAGGTATTGGACATTGTAAAGCATTTCTTTGATGCTGACAAGCCGGTGGCTGCCATCTGTCATGGCATCCAAATCCTGACCGTAGCGCGCGTGCTGGAGGGCAGGACACTTACTGCTTATGTGGCAGTAGGTCCGGATATCGAACTGGTCGGAGGTACATGGAAAAACATTCCTGCCGATGAAGCCATTGTGGATGGGAACTTGGTCACTTCTCCAGCCTGGCCGGGCCATCCGGCAATATTGAAGGAGTTTTACCAATTGTTGGGAATGAAGATTTCCATTTGACCTGGCCTTATGCCATTCGATAAAACCTTGGAATGGCGTCCCATCATTCCAAGGTTTCTTTAAACCATTTTGACACCAGTGAGTTGAATGTTTAAAAGACAATTCCTGTGAAAATTCTGCTTACTGGAGCTACCGGCTATATTGGTAAAAGGTTACTTCCCTCCCTTGTCAGAAATGGACATGAGGTGATTTGCTGTGTCAGGGACAAAAACCGCTTTGAACCTCCCCCGTCCATTCGCCAGCATATTCAAATAGTGGAAGTGGATTTTTTGGAAGAAAAGACCCTATCCAACGTCCCCAAAGACATTAACGCCGCCTATTATTTGATCCATTCAATGTCTGGTTCAGCGGATTTTACTGAACTGGAAAAAAAATCCGCTCAAAATTTTCGCAAAAGCCTTGAAGGAACCCTGGTGAAGCATGTACTTTACTTGGGTGGTATTGTCAATAATGATGTACTCTCCAAACACCTGCTTAGCAGAAAAGCCGTAGAAGACGAGCTTGGTAAAGGAAATTATCATTTTACCGCCCTCAGAGCAGGCATCATCATCGGTTCGGGCAGCGCTTCATTTGAGATCATCAGGGATCTAGTGGAGAAATTGCCTGTGATGATAGCTCCGCAATGGCTGAAAACCCGATGCCAGCCCATTGCCATTCGTGATGTCATCAGCTTCCTAAGCCTTTCACTAGGGGAGCCAAAAGCGTTTGGCAAGGCATTTGACATTGGAGGGCCTGATGTGCTATCTTACAAACAAATGCTATTGGGCTATGCCAAAAACCGCGGCCTTGCCAGAAGGATCTGGACCGTACCGGTAATGACACCCCGACTCTCTTCCTACTGGTTATTTTTTGTGACCAGTACTTCCTATAAACTCGCTGTTGCTTTGGTGGACAGCATGAAAGTAGAAGTCGTCTGCCACCCCAATAAACTGGCCCAAAATCTGGATATACGACCGATGAACTATCAGGAAGCCCTGGATGCAGCATTTACCAAAATAGAATCTAACGAGGTCCTTTCCAGCTGGAAGGACTCCCTGATCAGTGGGCGATTTGAAAACAACCTATCAGACTACATCCAAGTCCCAAAGCATGGATGCTTTGTGGACCAAAGACAAGCAACTGTCCAGGATGAAAACAAAACCCTTCAACGTATCTTTGCCATTGGTGGTGATACGGGTTGGTATTATGCCAATTGGCTTTGGCAGCTGCGAGGTTTTATGGACAAAACAGTTGGCGGGGTCGGACTCCGCCGTGGCCGTACCCATCCCACCACGATCAATTCCGGTGATGCAGTGGACTTTTGGCGGGTCCTTTATGCCAAAAAAACAGAAAAACGACTCTTGCTCTATGCCGAAATGAAAGTCCCCGGAGACGCTTGGTTGGAATTTAAAATAGAAAGTGGCTGCCTTATCCAGACAGCCACTTTCCGCCCAAAAGGGCTTTGGGGAAGGATATATTGGTATGCGGTTTACCCCTTTCATGGGCCTATTTTTGGTGGGATGGTCCGGAAGTTGGCCGGTTAGTCTCTTAGGATACATTTCCCCGTTTTCATATCAGCCTCTGTAGGATTATAAGCATTTAACTGAATATCATATCCAAATATCTTCCCTTCAGTAAATAAGGAGGTCAATGCACAAAAATCGGCTAATTTCTTATTATCGAATAGTTCAAGACTTTCGGTGTTACGCTCTCCACCCACAGAAATCAAATTCTCCAA
It encodes:
- a CDS encoding DUF4230 domain-containing protein translates to MRKFLFGVLIGLLAIVAYRWIAGGIERKNTLEESSSLIQQEVENVSKLIVTEGHFSQVYNYKQSEGIFGNLWITQKKALVVVNADVQIAYDLSKVKFDIDAANQTLRIKEIPAPEVKVFPDFKYYDAEGDYLNPFDADDINTIKSRVNASIRRKVEGSDLKENANRRLIAELARFYVLTNSLGWKLVYEDKEVLSEGDFQLKELH
- a CDS encoding sulfatase family protein; this encodes MHRIIVGALLALTVFSCAKPKAQKPPNIVIIVSDDHTRQAISAYGSTITQTPNIDRIANEGVLLTNAYVTNSICGPSRAVLLTGKYSHKNGFRRNSDSKFESDQDQFVKHLQAAGYQTAWIGKYHLGEDPQGFDHYEILPGQGYYYNPDFLVKDSGRVNRTGYVSDLVEDAAEEWLDRRADDKPFCLIIGHKATHRTWMPDLQDMDIYDEVTFPVPGTFYDDYEGRQAAMDQDMTVDKTMIMDYDLKMYPDDSKDRNITRMTPEQRAQFDAHYKLIHNELDSLNLSGRDLVEWKYQQYMRDYLATAESMDRNIGRTLDYLKAHGLDENTMVIYTSDQGFYLGEHGWFDKRFMYEESFSTPMMIKYPGVIEPGTKSDALIMNLDIAPTILDAADVAVPEDIQGKSMLPVLTGRDKQGREVLYYHYYEVGEHNVSPHFGVKTERFKIIRFYNQVNAWELFDLQEDPEEMQNLYGTEQYQEVQKEMKAKLLEAIKKYEDTEAKEIFYQEINSPKIDKK
- a CDS encoding sulfatase, with translation MKVKRLLCLVLLIIGGQTLAQEREKPNVLFIIADDLTANAVSCYGNPLKITPNIDQLAAEGTRYERAYCQFPVCGPSRASFMSGYYPHATETFGYTSGRENIGPDKVTWSQLFKNNDYYTARVSKIYHMGVPGDIEKGSHGADDAASWQERFNSQGPEWKAEGEAELVQNNPYHTLERKGGNVMTIVKASGDDLAHSDGKTAEKASELLRAHKGDPFFLAVGFVRPHVPFVAPKDYFEAYPYREMVLPPKVIGDWDDIPANGINYVTTVNAEMSEDQERKAISGYYASVSYMDAQIGKVLKTLKDEGLEDNTIVIFTSDHGFHLGEHEFWMKVSLHEESARVPLIIKVPGKDPAVCRSFTELIDLYPTVAELAGLELPNRIQGKSLVKTLDEPSYAVRDMAFSVSKYRGVEAFLLRNDDWAFIQYGEDGGGGMELFDMVNDPQQFNNLSTNPQYADQVEMFQSRLKAKLAEVRDNDLAKEYEPANK
- a CDS encoding DJ-1/PfpI family protein; this encodes MAKKILMIAGDYVEDYEIMVPFQAMLSVGLEVDVIAPGRKSGDTIPTAIHDFVGDQTYKELTGHRFAINADIDAIDLSGYDGLYVPGGRAPEYLRLEQKVLDIVKHFFDADKPVAAICHGIQILTVARVLEGRTLTAYVAVGPDIELVGGTWKNIPADEAIVDGNLVTSPAWPGHPAILKEFYQLLGMKISI
- a CDS encoding SDR family oxidoreductase; the encoded protein is MKILLTGATGYIGKRLLPSLVRNGHEVICCVRDKNRFEPPPSIRQHIQIVEVDFLEEKTLSNVPKDINAAYYLIHSMSGSADFTELEKKSAQNFRKSLEGTLVKHVLYLGGIVNNDVLSKHLLSRKAVEDELGKGNYHFTALRAGIIIGSGSASFEIIRDLVEKLPVMIAPQWLKTRCQPIAIRDVISFLSLSLGEPKAFGKAFDIGGPDVLSYKQMLLGYAKNRGLARRIWTVPVMTPRLSSYWLFFVTSTSYKLAVALVDSMKVEVVCHPNKLAQNLDIRPMNYQEALDAAFTKIESNEVLSSWKDSLISGRFENNLSDYIQVPKHGCFVDQRQATVQDENKTLQRIFAIGGDTGWYYANWLWQLRGFMDKTVGGVGLRRGRTHPTTINSGDAVDFWRVLYAKKTEKRLLLYAEMKVPGDAWLEFKIESGCLIQTATFRPKGLWGRIYWYAVYPFHGPIFGGMVRKLAG